From Paenibacillus graminis:
TATATCCCGGCGCGGAAGGCTCCTCAAAACCGGGTAAATAGTAGATACCGACAACATTGTAGGTTCTCTTGGCTTTTGGCATAAGAGTTTCTTTCCCGGAAATGTAAGGGTCGTGTTGACCGAGGTTCTTGTTGCCATTCATGCGGCTCCCGACAGCAAGTGAAAGCGTGTCACCCACCGCGAATTTAACGCCGCTGTTTACTTCGGCGCTCATCGGAACAAGAATCTCCCCGCTGTTTTCAGGCAGCCTGCCGGACATCAGGTTGATGGGCAAGGTATCAAAGGCTTTCTTGCTAAATCCGGCCATAAAAAGATACGGCTTTTTGGGGTTTTTCCCTCCGTCAAGTTTTGCGTAGCCGATATTTTCAAATGTTGTTGTGTTCGCAACTCCCTTGTCGAGAGTTCGTTCCTGTGCGAAAGAGGAATCAACGTTCAAAAACTCGACGTGCCAACCGCCGTATTTCTGGGCCGCGCCGTTTGCCATATAGTTCAGCAGGGAAACGCCAAAGGTGGCTACGCCCGTGATCATGGCGGCGGACAGAACCACTCCGATAATCGTGACAATCGTTCGGGTACGGCTTTTTTTCATGCTTTGCAGGGTGACTTTGTTAAAAATGTTCATGGCCGCACCCTCTCGTCTCTCACTACTTTACCGTCGGATATGCCGATAATGCGGTCTGCTTGCAGGGCGATATTTTCGTCATGGGTGACAAGGAGCAGGGTCTGCCCATATTTTTTATTGCTTTCTTTCAGCAGCTTGATGATTTCATGCCCATTCCGGCTGTCCAAACTGCCCGTAGGTTCGTCGGCAAGCATGACCGCCGGGGCGTTCATCAAGGCACGTCCTATGGAAACGCGTTGTTGCTGACCGCCGGAAAGCTGATTGGGTAAATGCGTTTTGCGGTCTTGTAGCCCAAGCATTTCGAGCAGGTCATTCAGCCGTTCCTCGTTGACCTTGCGCTTGTCCATCAGGATAGGCAAGGTGATGTTTTCCACCACATTCAGAGTGGGAATGAGGTTGTGAAACTGGTAGATCAGCCCAACCTGCCGCCTGCGGAAAATGGCGAGTTTTTCATTGCTTTGGGCATATACATCCTGCCCGTCCAAATACACCTTTCCGCTTGTCGGCACGTCCACGCCGCCGATGATGTGAAGCAATGTGGATTTGCCGGAGCCGGAGGAGCCGATGATTGCGGTAAACTCCCCCTTTTCGATGGTAAGCGAAACATGGTCAAGCGCGGTAACTTGATTTTCGGCCTTGCCGTAGAGCTTGCATAGATTTTCAATTTTTAAAAACTCCATTATGTGAGTCTCCTATCTCATGGTTTACCCATATAATAGAACCTTCAACTTACATCTCTGTGACTTTCAGGTGAGAGACTCGTCACTTTGGGAAACGAATGGCAAATAACGCGCCGCCCTGCGGGTGATTTTTTGCGTTAATCGTCCCTCCTTGACGGGTTATAATCATCCTGCAAAGAGCCAATCCAATTCCGTATCCTGTAGCGTTTGGGGATTTCCCACGATAAAACCGGTCAAACAGGCGGGGGAGGTCTTCTTTTTCAAAGCCTGCGCCGCTGTCGTGGATGGTAATCTCAGTAAACAGCGGGTTGTCCGTGCAGACAATTTCAATCTTCCCGTTCCCGCCTGCGCTTTCCATGCAATTTTTGAGGATATTTTGAATGGCTTCCGAAAGCCAACCTGAATCGCCCTGAATAACTATCCCTTCAGGTGCGTCTATTTGCAGATCAATATCATGCAGTTCCATGGGGATTAGGAACGGGCGAAGCGCGGCGTTTATCAATTGGTTTACATCGATTTGCCCGCTTTGGAACACCACAATGCCCGCGTCCAGGCGGGATAATTTCAATAGGGAAGTAATTAGCCAATCCATCCGTACAAGCAATTCCTCTGTTTCCCGCACAAATGCTTTCCGCTCGTTCTCACCAGGGTTATTCGCTAACAATGACAGAATGAGGTTCGCGGAGGTGAGCGGGGTCCGGAGTTGGTGGGCGATGTCGGCCAGTGAATCGGCAAGATGCTCTTTTTCTTTTTTCAGCGCGTCGTTTTGGTCCCGAATACGCAACGTCATTTTTGTTATCTCGCTGTGCAGAATGGAAAGTTCGCCCTCGTCTGATTCACCAATATACAGGTGGTCAGTATTATGAAGTACAAGATCGATTTGATTTGAAATCCGCGCAATGCTTATGTATCGGGCTTGGGTAAACACGTAGAACGCTGTGCCAAAGGCGGCGGCAGAAGCAATGGACAGGATTCCCGCCGCCGCATTAATTGCAAATCCCAGTATTACAGCGGCTGCGGCCATTAAGGAGAACAAAATAGCAAACTGCCGGAATTCCCTATTCCGAAGCATACTCTCCCCCCAATCTATATCCCGTCCCGCGAACGGTCAGAATGATTTGCGGGCTTGCCGGTTCGTTCTCGATCTTCTCCCGCAAGCGTTTGATGTATACGGTCAGTGTATTGTCATGGACAAACTCGCCCGCCGCGTCCCACAATTCGTCAAGCAGCCTGCCCCTGGTGATAATACTTTTTGGGTTGCTAATAAACACCAGCAACAAGCGGTACTCTAATGCTGAAAGAAATACCTCGCTGCCGTTTTTTTTCACAATTCCGCTTGCCGTATCAACATAAAGCCCGCGAATTTCAAAATCCGCCCCGGGACGCCCGCTTTTTCGCAGGGCGGTTCTAATTCGCGCAATCAATTCACGCGGACGAAAGGGCTTGGTGATATAGTCGTCCGCGCCCATGTTCAGTCCGGTGACAACACTCGCCTCATCGCCGGAAGCGGTCAGAAAGATAACGGGAACATCCTTAGTTTCTTTGATTTCCGTGCAAACCGTAAAGCCATTTCCGTCAGGCAAAGAAATATCAATCAACGCCAAGTCAAATGTATTCCCGGCCAGTGCGGCAAGGGCCTCACTCCGCGTAGGGGCATGGGTGACTGTGAATCCCTCCGAGCGAAGCAAAAGGATAAGGTTCTTAGCGATTGCCTTATCATCCTCAACCAAAAATATCCGTTTCATTTATTTTCATCATCCTTTACTTTACTGCTCCTATATTGTCCGTCAGCCGGGTTTTTGGCGTCAACTACGCCTAACACCTCCATAACTATTAAATTTCTTTTGACGGAAATATACAAGCAGGGCGGCATTAAAGATCAGCATTCCAGTAATCAGCCTGGTATCCATTCTGGTTAATTCTTTGGAGGCTGCCTCAATACCTGTTCATCGCTAATGACGGGGTCAATGAAGCGTTCAACTTCCTTCCGAAAGGGCAGATTCCAATATCCCCCATTTCCCGCTATACTGAAATAACCTTTTATAACATGAAGCAAATAGTTGAGGAGAGATTAAATGAAATCACAAATTAAGTGTGTGCTTCTTATGTTTCTGTTAAGTAGTTCAATAACTGCGTGTTCCACCAATAAAAGTAGTTTAAACCTAAATAATTACAATAGCTCAAGCAGTAATAAAATTTCTGACACCAGTGCTCCAACAATTACTTCTTCTGCCCATATTACTCCTTCTGAAAGTAAACCTGAGAACAATAAGAGTTTAGCAATGGAAGCATATAAGATAGTATTGCAAAATAAGATTGAATTCTACAGCATAGAAACTAAGAAAAAGGTATATTTGAATGATTTTTTAACTAATAACGAGATTTATGGAACTGCATCTAAAATTAATCACTTTGCCGTGCTTGACATGGATGGTGACAAAATACCTGAAGTTGTTCTTGGATTAACAATAGATGAGAATCCAAATTTTGTTGAAGTCCTGCATTATATGAACGGTGAAGTCTATGGCTACTTTTTTGGAAACGACCAGTTAAGTGATCTTAAAACTGACGGAACATTTA
This genomic window contains:
- a CDS encoding ABC transporter ATP-binding protein gives rise to the protein MEFLKIENLCKLYGKAENQVTALDHVSLTIEKGEFTAIIGSSGSGKSTLLHIIGGVDVPTSGKVYLDGQDVYAQSNEKLAIFRRRQVGLIYQFHNLIPTLNVVENITLPILMDKRKVNEERLNDLLEMLGLQDRKTHLPNQLSGGQQQRVSIGRALMNAPAVMLADEPTGSLDSRNGHEIIKLLKESNKKYGQTLLLVTHDENIALQADRIIGISDGKVVRDERVRP
- a CDS encoding sensor histidine kinase, coding for MLRNREFRQFAILFSLMAAAAVILGFAINAAAGILSIASAAAFGTAFYVFTQARYISIARISNQIDLVLHNTDHLYIGESDEGELSILHSEITKMTLRIRDQNDALKKEKEHLADSLADIAHQLRTPLTSANLILSLLANNPGENERKAFVRETEELLVRMDWLITSLLKLSRLDAGIVVFQSGQIDVNQLINAALRPFLIPMELHDIDLQIDAPEGIVIQGDSGWLSEAIQNILKNCMESAGGNGKIEIVCTDNPLFTEITIHDSGAGFEKEDLPRLFDRFYRGKSPNATGYGIGLALCRMIITRQGGTINAKNHPQGGALFAIRFPK
- a CDS encoding response regulator transcription factor, whose protein sequence is MKRIFLVEDDKAIAKNLILLLRSEGFTVTHAPTRSEALAALAGNTFDLALIDISLPDGNGFTVCTEIKETKDVPVIFLTASGDEASVVTGLNMGADDYITKPFRPRELIARIRTALRKSGRPGADFEIRGLYVDTASGIVKKNGSEVFLSALEYRLLLVFISNPKSIITRGRLLDELWDAAGEFVHDNTLTVYIKRLREKIENEPASPQIILTVRGTGYRLGGEYASE